The Sorangiineae bacterium MSr11367 genome window below encodes:
- a CDS encoding acyl-CoA dehydrogenase family protein produces MVPDFYHIDALLTDEEREVRRRMRAFCDREVLPVAAQYWERAEMPVELLAKLASLNLAGGSIRGYGCPGLSATAVGLAAAELTRGDGSLNTIFGVHSWLAMATIDRCGSEAQKDRWLPAMARLEKIGAFAMTEPEHGSDVVLFETSARRDGEDWILHGSKKWIGNASIADVVIVWARLNANQVGAFLVEKGSPGFHTKVITGKVSQRAVLQAEITLENVRVPGSHRLANANTFNDFTHILTNSRCLVAWIALGHAMACYEHALAYAQKRVQFRKPIAHFQLVQQKLARMLAEVTGMQLLCLRMSQLMDSPRMTAGIAAMAKMHTCLKARQVVADARDLLGGNGILLEYHVAKHQADMEGIFTLEGTDHMQSLIVGREITGVQAFL; encoded by the coding sequence ATGGTTCCGGATTTTTATCATATTGATGCTCTGCTCACCGACGAGGAGCGGGAGGTGCGGCGGCGGATGCGCGCGTTTTGCGATCGGGAAGTGCTTCCCGTAGCCGCGCAGTATTGGGAGCGCGCGGAGATGCCCGTGGAGCTCCTCGCAAAGCTTGCAAGCTTGAACCTTGCGGGGGGCAGCATCCGGGGTTACGGATGCCCCGGGCTGAGCGCCACGGCGGTGGGGTTGGCCGCGGCCGAGCTCACGCGCGGGGACGGCAGCTTGAACACGATTTTCGGCGTGCACTCGTGGTTGGCCATGGCCACCATCGATCGATGCGGCTCGGAGGCGCAGAAGGACCGCTGGCTGCCCGCCATGGCGCGGCTCGAGAAAATCGGGGCGTTCGCCATGACGGAACCCGAGCATGGATCGGACGTCGTTCTCTTCGAGACGAGCGCCCGTCGCGACGGTGAGGACTGGATCCTTCACGGATCGAAAAAATGGATTGGCAACGCCTCCATCGCCGATGTGGTCATCGTCTGGGCGCGGCTGAATGCCAATCAGGTGGGCGCGTTTCTCGTCGAAAAAGGCAGCCCGGGCTTTCATACCAAGGTCATCACCGGCAAAGTCTCCCAGCGCGCCGTTCTCCAGGCCGAGATCACCCTCGAGAATGTGCGCGTCCCCGGAAGCCATCGCTTGGCCAACGCCAACACCTTCAACGACTTCACCCATATTCTGACGAACTCGCGTTGCCTGGTGGCCTGGATTGCGCTGGGCCATGCCATGGCGTGCTACGAGCACGCGCTCGCCTATGCGCAAAAGCGCGTCCAATTTCGAAAGCCCATTGCGCACTTTCAGCTGGTGCAGCAAAAACTCGCGCGCATGCTGGCGGAGGTCACCGGCATGCAATTGCTCTGTCTTCGCATGAGCCAATTGATGGACTCCCCCCGAATGACCGCGGGCATCGCCGCCATGGCCAAAATGCACACGTGTTTGAAGGCGCGGCAGGTGGTGGCCGACGCGCGCGATCTGCTCGGCGGCAATGGCATCTTGCTCGAGTACCACGTGGCCAAGCACCAGGCGGACATGGAAGGCATCTTCACCCTCGAGGGAACGGACCATATGCAGTCGCTCATCGTTGGCCGCGAAATCACCGGCGTTCAGGCATTCCTATGA
- a CDS encoding amino acid adenylation domain-containing protein, with translation MLDQSSRIAQLSAEKRALLQKRLSGKKPPAAAVKIAPRAQRNVAPLSFAQQRLWFLEHWDPGTAVYNVSIPLRISGPLDVSLLERALNKLIERHEVLRTYLLSTFRGEPSQVILPKLTVQIPVVPMSLPEGERDAFLENLIEEESKNPLPLDQAPLFRSRIYQFGPNDHVLFFLIHHIIYDSWSLGIFLREWFHYYDAYARGEEGSLPDLPFQFGDFAAWQIAQIGSDQHRKQVAYWTRQLADRENVLEIPTDHPRPAHLTYRGKLHRFVIPPELKQAIKDLGRTAGTTFYMTTLAAFSVLLYRCTGQSDVIVGTPVAHRPYSETEPLIGYFVNTLPVRVKPQGQLTFQELLRQVQHTLLGALDNLSLPFERVIDELHLERDTSRSPLFQIFFAAQKSHMPPFHTESLTFESCHLDNGTSMFELSAFLYEEGDSDVLQYNSDLFDEETIAMMAERFLVILRAVTEDPTKRLDELPFLAGGERELLAQWSQGPRVELPATCIHRLFEEQAARTPESTAIVCGHESWTYARLDAQANRLARALRKRGVGPETRVGLCIERSPWLLVGLLGILKAGGAYVPLDHEYPRDRLALMLEDARVSLLLVQGPLRGALPECDAPVMDIEHMAEESPESVEDRAAPEHAAYVIYTSGSTGRPKGVEVLHDNVVNFLASMRAEPGLSAGDRLVAVTSISFDIAGLELYLPLVCGATVCIATREQATDGYLLAELLESAQATVLQATPATWRMLLDSGWTNARGIKMLVGGEALPKDLADRLLATGGELWNLYGPTEVTIWATAARISAEAESITIGRPIANTTAYVLDPALQPVPLGGVGDLYLGGRGVARGYLHAPELTAERFVQSPSGERLYRTGDQARLRFDANLEFLGRKDQQVKFHGYRIELEEIDIALREHPAVREAATALREDAPGEARLVAYVVPDASYSLDERSTQQEHVEGWLALYNEVYQQAVPTLNTIGWNSSYTGELISEEEMREQVEHTARRVLALRPERVLELGCGAGLHLTRLAPHTEYYLATDGSASALASLQSQPDLPAHVELQERQAHDLAGLKESRFDCIFINSVIQYFPDVRYLLNVLEQAAHTVLPEGTIVVADVRNRQLLEAYHTSVQLHKAPDGLPCEELRRQIQEQIRLENELLVAPGFFAALREQVPAIGSVEIHLRRGRAHNELTRFRYDALLRMGRQPVVEPAPTWNWSRDALNLANLGARLQEQSPAVVHLERVPDARLAREMKAMALLAGATELRTAGEVRARLDAEPPAGIEPEDIWALGEQLGYHVDMTWSSPDEGADGTYHVTLRRMPARYEAAPRSSEAPAPRPPSFWQGFTNPPRQRPFAELVAEIRHHLQQCLPAYMVPGTIVSIDELPLTPNGKLDRRMLPPPEKLQETLRAAYVEPRNDDERRLAQIWADVLRLERVGRDDDYFTLGGDSVRSILLISRAREAGFVFTSKQLFEFRTVAALLEAMGQREEAPRQETAGPRLPSVEDIAGLVPNLDEVEAVYPTTSYQRWGIRRYQALQDPALYLTQPHYRIRNEQFDPVLFGQAWQQTVALHSALRTGFLWEGLPKPVQVVFKRATPEVNHIDLRHLPYDAQQEALQAYLEEDFQRGFDFQKAPHVRIGLIRLDDDDYVFVYTLDHLLQDGWSMSMFLRDALLHYAALRPTRLEERAPEPASPRPYKDVLEWAWQQDRTKAHEFWRNMLAGFSRPNQLVTYDAPFEAENEALCREVFLTPKLSSGLYDLCKLHQMTFSNFIAGVWSLVVSAETGDDDVVFGLVVSGRPAHMEGIEYTVGNMINLLPLRLRVRPNASFLSWMKELQPVLWEMKNYEYAEALTIWEESDLRDEPLPFQSYITYQSQPLDTYALTTGRHWAQGNMKTARTGIPLKLEVLPIAQIGLRFQYYRDCFAPETIPRMAESFAFLLQLIHDNPRRSLSELKEQLRRKSGSGKAA, from the coding sequence ATGCTCGACCAATCCAGCCGCATCGCCCAACTCAGCGCCGAAAAGCGCGCCCTGCTGCAGAAGCGCCTCTCGGGAAAGAAGCCGCCCGCGGCCGCCGTCAAGATTGCCCCGCGCGCGCAGCGCAATGTCGCCCCGCTGTCGTTTGCCCAGCAGCGACTCTGGTTTCTCGAGCATTGGGATCCGGGCACGGCTGTCTACAACGTCAGCATCCCATTGCGCATTTCGGGGCCGCTCGACGTTTCCCTTCTGGAACGCGCCCTCAACAAGTTGATCGAGCGCCACGAAGTCCTGCGCACGTATTTGCTCTCCACGTTCCGCGGGGAGCCGAGTCAGGTCATTCTTCCGAAGCTCACCGTGCAGATCCCCGTGGTGCCCATGTCGCTCCCCGAGGGCGAACGGGATGCGTTCTTGGAGAATCTCATCGAGGAGGAGTCCAAAAATCCCCTCCCGCTCGATCAGGCGCCGCTCTTTCGCTCCAGGATTTACCAGTTCGGGCCCAACGACCACGTTCTCTTCTTTCTCATCCACCACATCATTTACGATAGCTGGTCGCTCGGCATCTTCCTCCGCGAGTGGTTCCATTATTACGATGCCTACGCCCGCGGCGAAGAGGGCTCGCTGCCCGATCTGCCTTTCCAGTTCGGCGACTTTGCGGCGTGGCAGATCGCACAGATTGGCAGTGACCAACACCGCAAGCAGGTGGCCTATTGGACGCGGCAGCTCGCCGACCGGGAGAACGTGCTCGAGATTCCCACGGATCATCCGAGGCCCGCGCACTTGACCTACCGCGGAAAGCTGCATCGATTCGTCATTCCGCCGGAGCTCAAACAAGCCATCAAGGATCTCGGCCGGACTGCGGGCACGACGTTTTACATGACGACGCTGGCGGCCTTCAGTGTGCTTCTCTACCGATGCACCGGGCAGTCGGACGTCATCGTGGGTACGCCGGTGGCGCATCGGCCGTACTCCGAGACGGAACCGCTCATTGGCTATTTCGTGAATACGCTGCCCGTGCGTGTCAAGCCGCAGGGGCAGCTCACCTTTCAGGAACTGCTCCGGCAGGTGCAGCACACGTTGCTCGGTGCCCTCGACAATCTGAGCCTCCCCTTCGAGCGGGTCATCGACGAGTTGCACCTCGAGCGCGATACCAGCCGCTCGCCGCTTTTCCAGATCTTCTTTGCCGCCCAGAAAAGCCATATGCCTCCGTTTCATACGGAGTCGCTCACCTTCGAGTCGTGCCACCTGGACAACGGCACATCGATGTTCGAATTGAGCGCGTTCCTCTACGAAGAGGGCGATAGCGACGTTCTCCAGTACAACTCGGACCTCTTCGACGAAGAGACCATCGCGATGATGGCCGAGCGCTTTCTGGTGATCCTCCGCGCGGTGACGGAGGATCCGACGAAGCGGCTCGACGAGCTGCCGTTCCTCGCCGGCGGCGAACGCGAGCTGCTCGCGCAGTGGAGCCAGGGACCGCGCGTGGAACTGCCTGCAACCTGCATTCATCGCCTGTTCGAAGAGCAAGCCGCCCGCACCCCCGAGTCGACGGCCATCGTTTGCGGCCACGAATCGTGGACGTACGCGCGCCTCGATGCGCAGGCCAATCGCCTGGCCCGTGCCCTGCGAAAACGCGGCGTGGGCCCGGAGACGCGCGTTGGCCTTTGCATCGAGCGATCGCCATGGTTGCTCGTCGGACTCCTGGGCATTCTCAAGGCCGGCGGTGCCTATGTGCCGCTCGATCACGAGTACCCGCGGGATCGGCTGGCCCTGATGCTCGAGGATGCCCGCGTGTCGCTGCTTCTCGTCCAGGGGCCGCTGCGGGGTGCACTCCCGGAGTGTGACGCGCCCGTGATGGATATCGAGCATATGGCGGAGGAGAGCCCCGAGTCCGTCGAGGATCGGGCCGCGCCCGAGCACGCGGCGTACGTCATTTACACCTCGGGCTCGACCGGCCGCCCCAAAGGGGTCGAGGTTCTGCACGACAACGTGGTGAACTTCCTCGCCAGCATGCGCGCCGAACCCGGATTGAGCGCCGGTGACCGGCTCGTGGCGGTGACGTCCATCTCGTTCGATATCGCGGGGCTGGAGTTGTACCTGCCCCTGGTGTGCGGAGCGACGGTCTGCATCGCCACGCGGGAGCAGGCGACGGATGGCTACCTCCTCGCAGAGCTTCTCGAGAGCGCGCAGGCCACGGTGCTGCAAGCGACTCCGGCGACGTGGCGCATGCTCCTCGACAGCGGCTGGACCAATGCGCGGGGCATCAAGATGCTCGTGGGTGGCGAAGCGCTGCCCAAAGATCTCGCGGACCGATTGCTCGCCACAGGGGGCGAACTATGGAACCTCTACGGCCCCACCGAGGTGACCATTTGGGCCACGGCGGCGCGCATTTCGGCGGAGGCGGAGAGCATCACCATCGGCCGCCCGATTGCCAACACCACCGCGTACGTGCTCGATCCTGCGCTGCAGCCCGTTCCCCTCGGCGGCGTGGGGGACTTGTACCTCGGCGGGCGCGGTGTGGCGCGAGGCTATTTGCATGCGCCGGAATTGACGGCCGAGCGCTTCGTGCAAAGCCCGTCGGGTGAACGCCTTTACCGCACCGGAGACCAGGCGCGGCTTCGATTCGATGCGAACCTGGAATTTCTGGGCCGCAAGGACCAACAGGTGAAGTTCCATGGATACCGCATCGAGCTGGAGGAGATCGACATCGCCCTGCGCGAGCACCCGGCCGTGCGCGAGGCCGCCACGGCCTTGCGCGAAGATGCCCCGGGCGAGGCGCGGTTGGTGGCGTACGTGGTGCCCGATGCATCGTATTCGCTCGACGAGCGGAGCACGCAGCAAGAGCACGTGGAGGGCTGGCTCGCCCTCTACAACGAGGTTTACCAACAGGCCGTTCCCACGCTGAACACCATTGGTTGGAATAGCAGCTACACCGGTGAACTCATTTCCGAAGAGGAGATGCGCGAGCAAGTCGAGCACACGGCCCGTCGCGTTCTCGCGCTTCGTCCGGAGCGGGTGCTCGAATTGGGCTGCGGCGCCGGCTTGCACCTGACGCGCTTGGCCCCGCACACCGAGTATTACCTGGCCACGGATGGCTCCGCGAGCGCACTCGCCTCGCTGCAGAGCCAACCGGATTTGCCCGCGCACGTCGAGCTGCAGGAGCGGCAAGCGCACGATCTCGCAGGTTTGAAGGAATCGCGCTTCGATTGCATCTTCATCAATTCGGTCATTCAGTACTTTCCCGATGTTCGCTACCTGCTGAACGTACTTGAGCAGGCCGCGCACACGGTGCTGCCGGAGGGCACCATCGTCGTGGCCGACGTGCGCAATCGCCAGCTCCTCGAGGCCTACCATACGTCGGTGCAGCTCCACAAAGCCCCCGACGGGCTGCCCTGCGAGGAGCTTCGACGGCAGATCCAAGAGCAGATTCGCCTCGAAAACGAGTTGCTCGTCGCCCCGGGGTTCTTCGCGGCACTGCGCGAGCAGGTTCCCGCCATCGGGAGCGTGGAGATTCACTTGCGCCGCGGCCGTGCGCACAATGAGCTAACCCGTTTTCGGTACGACGCGCTCTTGCGCATGGGCCGACAGCCCGTGGTGGAGCCCGCCCCCACGTGGAACTGGTCGCGCGACGCGCTGAACCTGGCGAACCTTGGCGCGCGCTTGCAGGAGCAGTCGCCCGCCGTCGTGCACCTGGAGCGGGTGCCCGATGCACGCCTCGCGCGTGAGATGAAGGCCATGGCGCTCTTGGCGGGCGCCACGGAACTGCGCACGGCGGGCGAGGTTCGCGCGCGCTTGGACGCGGAGCCGCCGGCGGGCATCGAGCCCGAGGACATCTGGGCGCTCGGCGAGCAACTTGGGTATCACGTGGACATGACGTGGTCCTCGCCCGACGAAGGCGCCGATGGCACATACCACGTGACCCTGCGGCGCATGCCGGCGCGGTACGAGGCCGCGCCTCGTTCGAGTGAAGCGCCTGCGCCGCGGCCCCCCTCGTTCTGGCAGGGCTTCACGAATCCCCCGCGGCAGCGGCCTTTCGCGGAGCTCGTGGCCGAGATTCGCCATCATCTTCAGCAATGCCTGCCCGCGTACATGGTCCCGGGCACCATCGTGTCCATCGACGAACTACCCTTGACCCCCAATGGCAAATTGGATCGGCGCATGCTGCCGCCTCCGGAGAAGCTCCAGGAGACGCTGCGGGCGGCGTACGTCGAGCCCCGAAACGACGACGAGCGGCGGCTCGCCCAGATTTGGGCCGACGTGCTGCGTCTGGAGCGCGTGGGCCGCGACGACGACTACTTCACGCTGGGCGGCGATTCGGTGCGCAGCATCCTTCTCATTTCGCGCGCACGGGAGGCAGGATTCGTCTTCACCTCCAAACAACTCTTCGAGTTTCGCACGGTGGCGGCCCTTCTCGAGGCGATGGGGCAACGCGAGGAGGCGCCGCGGCAGGAAACCGCCGGGCCGCGCCTTCCCAGCGTCGAGGACATCGCGGGGCTCGTTCCCAACCTCGACGAGGTCGAGGCGGTGTACCCCACGACGTCGTACCAGCGATGGGGCATACGCCGTTACCAGGCGCTCCAGGATCCCGCGTTGTACCTCACGCAGCCGCATTACCGCATTCGCAACGAGCAATTCGACCCCGTCCTTTTCGGCCAAGCGTGGCAGCAGACGGTGGCCCTCCATTCCGCGCTGCGCACGGGGTTTCTCTGGGAAGGCCTGCCCAAGCCGGTTCAGGTCGTTTTCAAGCGGGCCACGCCCGAGGTCAACCACATTGACCTGAGACATCTCCCGTACGATGCGCAGCAAGAGGCGCTGCAGGCGTACCTCGAGGAGGACTTTCAACGCGGGTTCGACTTCCAGAAGGCGCCCCACGTTCGCATCGGCCTGATCCGCCTGGACGACGACGATTACGTCTTCGTCTACACGCTGGACCATTTGCTCCAGGACGGGTGGTCGATGTCCATGTTCCTGCGCGATGCGCTGCTTCACTATGCGGCGCTGCGGCCAACGCGCCTGGAAGAGCGTGCCCCCGAGCCGGCGTCCCCTCGCCCGTACAAGGACGTGCTCGAGTGGGCTTGGCAACAGGATCGCACCAAGGCGCACGAGTTCTGGCGCAACATGCTCGCGGGGTTCTCCAGGCCGAACCAGCTGGTCACCTACGATGCCCCGTTCGAGGCGGAAAACGAGGCACTCTGCCGAGAAGTGTTCCTCACGCCCAAACTGTCGAGCGGGCTGTACGATCTCTGCAAACTGCATCAAATGACGTTCTCCAATTTCATTGCGGGCGTCTGGTCGCTGGTCGTATCCGCGGAGACCGGCGACGACGACGTGGTGTTCGGCCTCGTCGTATCCGGGCGCCCCGCCCACATGGAAGGCATCGAGTACACGGTGGGCAACATGATCAACCTGTTGCCACTCCGACTGCGCGTCCGCCCCAATGCCTCCTTCCTCTCGTGGATGAAGGAGCTGCAGCCGGTCCTTTGGGAAATGAAGAATTACGAGTACGCGGAGGCGCTCACCATCTGGGAGGAAAGCGATTTACGCGACGAGCCCCTCCCCTTCCAGAGCTACATCACCTACCAGAGCCAGCCCCTCGACACCTACGCCCTCACCACCGGCCGCCACTGGGCCCAAGGAAATATGAAGACCGCGCGCACCGGGATCCCCTTGAAACTGGAGGTACTCCCCATCGCGCAAATCGGACTTCGTTTCCAATACTACCGCGATTGCTTCGCCCCCGAGACCATCCCCCGCATGGCCGAAAGCTTCGCCTTCCTCCTCCAACTCATTCACGACAACCCCCGCCGCTCCCTCAGTGAACTAAAGGAGCAACTCCGCCGCAAATCAGGCAGCGGCAAGGCCGCCTAA
- a CDS encoding acyltransferase domain-containing protein: MGNVVQQQEQHDLVAVVAVNGRFPEADGVDSFWKNVRDGRESITFFSDEELSDAGVDQASLRNPKYVKARGMVRGIKMFDPAFFGFSPREAAYTDPQQRLFLECAWELFERAGYDLEAYAGSVGVFAGSAISSYLLNHLWPNRDLVRSVDPYHLVLANDKDHLTTRLAYKLNLKGPCVTVQTGCSTSLVAIHMACQALLNRECDMALAGGVALSIPQVTGYVYQENNKNSPDGHTRTFDARAKGTVQSEGAALVLLKRLDDALLDGDTIYAVVLGSAINNDGAGKVSYTAPSVDGQAEVIRTAQLLADVPVDSIQYVECHGTATEMGDPIEVTALTKAFRAGTDREGFCALGSLKSNVGHMDTAAGAAGFIKTALALHHACIPPSLHFETPNAQIDFVHSPFFVNTEPARAWERGEHPRRAAVSAFGVGGTNAHVILEEPCLRAPSDPATDWQLVLLSAKSETALQQSTSNLLGYLEAHPDANLADVAHTLQVGRKAFEHRRAVVCRDTRDAVATLRAMPPQRVFSKRHQAETPVVFLFPGQVPLDDNAGRELCEREPVFRAAMDRCAEHVDATLTQPALFAFEYALAQLWLSWGVAPHAYVGHSMGEYVAATLAGVLDLADALRLVAARERLLRGLARGAILTVLARDESELPPLGEGVAITAFNAPGVYSISGPIEAIDALQTDLQRRNIVHNRLPASLVSHGRMVDPIVDAFRRVLEQVTLHRPEAPYLSNVTGQWITADEAMDPEYWVRHLREPVRFSQGIAQLLADSNWILLEVGPGRTLSSLIHPHERGSEQIVLASIPSSKPGTEVEAILQALGKLWTAGGAIDRKALLGHTRRSRLVLPTYPFERQRCWIDAPDIHPQESEASSPPASFIQATDITDSQKVILQFWQELLGTPTIDLHDDFFDLGGNSLLGIQLHTRLKEQFDVEISLKELLEKTTVAGMADLVELTILEEIESLQVHE; the protein is encoded by the coding sequence ATGGGTAACGTGGTTCAGCAACAAGAGCAGCACGATTTGGTCGCCGTGGTGGCCGTGAACGGTCGCTTCCCCGAGGCCGACGGCGTCGACTCCTTTTGGAAGAACGTGCGCGACGGTCGAGAATCGATCACCTTCTTCTCGGACGAGGAGCTGTCCGATGCCGGCGTGGACCAAGCCTCCCTGCGAAACCCGAAATACGTCAAAGCGCGCGGGATGGTCCGCGGCATCAAAATGTTCGACCCGGCGTTCTTCGGCTTTTCGCCGCGCGAGGCCGCCTACACCGATCCGCAGCAACGGCTCTTTCTGGAGTGCGCCTGGGAGCTGTTCGAGCGGGCGGGCTACGATCTCGAGGCGTACGCCGGCTCGGTGGGCGTGTTTGCGGGGTCCGCGATTTCGAGCTACCTGCTCAACCATTTATGGCCCAATCGTGATCTGGTGCGCTCGGTGGATCCGTACCACTTGGTGCTGGCCAACGACAAAGACCATCTGACCACGCGCCTGGCCTACAAGCTGAATCTCAAGGGCCCCTGCGTGACCGTGCAAACGGGCTGCTCGACCTCGTTAGTGGCCATTCATATGGCCTGCCAAGCGCTGTTGAATCGAGAATGCGACATGGCCTTGGCCGGCGGGGTGGCGTTGAGCATTCCGCAGGTAACCGGATACGTCTATCAGGAGAACAACAAGAATTCGCCCGATGGTCACACGCGAACGTTCGATGCACGCGCCAAGGGCACCGTGCAGAGCGAGGGGGCCGCGCTGGTGCTCCTCAAGCGGCTGGACGATGCGCTGCTGGACGGCGACACGATTTACGCGGTGGTTCTCGGCTCGGCCATCAACAACGACGGGGCGGGCAAGGTCAGTTACACGGCGCCGAGCGTGGATGGACAGGCCGAGGTGATTCGCACGGCGCAGCTTTTGGCCGACGTTCCCGTCGACTCGATTCAGTACGTCGAGTGCCATGGCACCGCCACCGAGATGGGCGATCCCATCGAGGTCACCGCGCTGACCAAGGCCTTTCGCGCCGGCACCGATCGCGAAGGCTTCTGCGCACTCGGCTCCCTCAAGAGCAACGTGGGTCACATGGACACGGCGGCGGGTGCGGCGGGCTTCATCAAGACGGCGTTGGCGCTGCACCACGCGTGTATTCCGCCGAGCTTGCACTTCGAGACGCCGAATGCGCAAATCGATTTTGTGCACAGTCCCTTCTTCGTGAACACGGAGCCCGCACGCGCGTGGGAACGCGGAGAGCACCCGCGGCGCGCGGCGGTGAGCGCCTTTGGTGTGGGCGGGACCAATGCGCACGTGATTCTCGAGGAGCCGTGCCTGCGGGCGCCGTCCGATCCGGCGACGGACTGGCAGCTCGTGCTCCTGTCGGCGAAGAGCGAAACGGCGTTGCAGCAGAGCACGAGCAACCTGCTCGGCTATTTGGAGGCGCACCCCGACGCGAACCTGGCCGACGTCGCCCATACCCTCCAGGTCGGACGAAAGGCGTTCGAGCATCGCCGCGCCGTCGTTTGCCGCGATACCCGCGATGCCGTGGCGACGTTGAGGGCGATGCCGCCCCAGCGCGTGTTCAGCAAGCGCCATCAGGCCGAAACACCCGTGGTGTTCTTGTTTCCCGGCCAAGTGCCGCTCGACGACAACGCGGGACGCGAACTCTGCGAGCGTGAGCCGGTGTTTCGCGCGGCCATGGACCGGTGCGCGGAGCATGTCGATGCAACGCTGACCCAACCCGCGCTGTTTGCCTTCGAGTACGCGCTAGCGCAGCTTTGGCTTTCGTGGGGGGTCGCGCCGCACGCGTACGTGGGTCACAGCATGGGCGAATACGTCGCCGCGACCTTGGCCGGCGTGCTCGATCTCGCCGATGCGCTTCGCCTGGTGGCCGCGCGCGAGCGGCTTCTTCGCGGGCTGGCCCGTGGAGCCATCCTTACCGTCTTGGCGCGCGACGAATCCGAATTGCCCCCGCTGGGCGAGGGTGTGGCCATCACGGCCTTCAATGCCCCCGGCGTTTACTCGATTTCGGGCCCCATCGAGGCCATCGATGCGTTGCAAACGGATTTGCAGCGCCGCAACATCGTCCACAACCGATTGCCGGCGTCCCTCGTCTCGCATGGTCGCATGGTCGATCCCATCGTGGACGCGTTCCGGCGCGTCCTCGAACAGGTCACACTGCACCGCCCCGAGGCACCGTACCTCTCCAACGTCACCGGCCAATGGATCACAGCCGACGAGGCGATGGATCCCGAATACTGGGTTCGCCACCTGCGCGAGCCGGTGCGATTTTCCCAAGGGATCGCCCAGCTTCTCGCCGATTCGAATTGGATTCTCCTCGAGGTGGGCCCCGGCCGAACGTTGTCCTCGCTCATCCATCCGCACGAGCGCGGCAGCGAACAAATCGTCCTCGCGTCCATCCCCTCGAGCAAACCGGGGACCGAAGTGGAGGCCATTCTGCAAGCCTTGGGCAAATTGTGGACGGCCGGTGGCGCCATCGACCGCAAAGCCCTCCTCGGTCATACCCGCCGCTCCCGCCTGGTGCTCCCCACCTATCCGTTCGAACGCCAGCGCTGCTGGATCGACGCGCCCGATATCCATCCGCAGGAGTCGGAGGCCTCCTCCCCGCCAGCCTCGTTCATCCAAGCGACGGACATCACCGACTCCCAAAAGGTCATCCTGCAATTCTGGCAGGAACTCCTGGGTACCCCCACCATCGACCTTCACGACGACTTCTTCGACCTGGGTGGCAATTCCCTCTTGGGAATTCAATTGCATACCCGACTCAAAGAGCAATTCGACGTCGAAATTTCTCTGAAAGAGCTTCTCGAAAAGACCACCGTCGCCGGTATGGCCGACTTGGTCGAGCTGACCATCCTCGAAGAAATCGAATCCTTGCAAGTCCACGAATAG